Genomic segment of Salvia hispanica cultivar TCC Black 2014 chromosome 2, UniMelb_Shisp_WGS_1.0, whole genome shotgun sequence:
TCTCTACTTGATATTTTAGCATATAGGAATATACCTATAGCACCACTGTATAAGTGGTactattttcacttttcagtCTAAATAGAGCATCTATTGCGGTCGCTTGAGCCGACTGACGCCGTCCATGCCAGCGGCATGGCGAGCGCTGTCGGCCGCTGCACGCTGTCTGTCCGTACCGACGGCAGAGCGGTGCTCTTAAATAACAACAGGCTTATGTGGTGACACGCGATTGACCAACGACATAGCCGTTGgcaatttctttcttttttaaaaaaaaaaaaatttgaaattaattaaacaagttatttttaatttcacggGGGTATTTGTTAgcctttaattatgtaaattttaatttctaagattttaattatgtaatttttaatttttaggattttaattatgtattttaactttttacgattttaattatgtaatttttattttttaggatttaattatgtaattttatattttaatgtatttttatattgtagaaatgtttttagtaattgaagtatttaaattgaataatagaatgatgggacccttgagcttgtccttgcggAAGAGTATGGATGTGGGCgttgtgctcttgcctaaGAACAGACAATAAAAGTGAGTCTGGACCCATCtccgtgctcttaaataagagtacggatggggatgctctgaGAGATCGAGTGAATTTTGTAACTGGTCTCGACATGGTATTCGCATGCTatccgaaaaaaaaaatacccaTGAACTTAGAATATAATGAATGGTCCAAATCATTTAACGATATTTTAGACCCTGCACAAACTATTGGGCCAAATCAACATGGgcttaaaataagataatgaGTTgcgtaatttaattttattgtttatggCTGGACTGCAATAGTGAAAATTGGACTAATTATTAGCAAGACCTAAACATTTagaatcataattttaaaaggcAAATAAAACACAGTACTGTGTGAATTAAGAGTCGGTTTATGGATCATTCAACTTATCCCTATCTGTACAAGCGAATTTTCCTCATATTGAAACATGTCAAAAAATTTGATAGGATAACCACAAACATTtgctaaaaaatagataaatcactcacccttaaaaaACCAAGTTCAAAAACTAAGCTAGTTGTCTTCCTTTTTCTCAAAGTGAAGTACTCCTCATTTAACACAAAATCCCTAGAGATACTTACTAGAGAGAAGACCTAAACAACCCATATATACTTACTTATATTATTcccataataaaatataaaataaagttttattttaactaataaaatgacACCAAGAAAACTGGCGTGCTACAATAAAATCCTGATCGCAGCCGCGGctctcctcctcgtcctcggCTCCCAAGCCGAGGCTCGCAAATTCGTGGGCGTGAACCCGTTCTGCCGGACCGCGAGCTACCGGCGCGTGTGCACGCAGATGGTGAGCGGCGCGGCCAACCAGCGCGACGCGTCGGTCAACGCCATCAAAGACACGATCGCGCTGGCGGATAAGCTGAAGGCGATGGTGGCGACGGTCGAGCCGGCTATGGCGCATTTGGCGCCGGTGAGCCGCGACTCGATCATGAAGGTCTGCGTCAGCAACTTCGACAACATCGTGGACAACCTCGGCGTGGGCCTCCGCGCGGTCGAGGAGGGAGACGTCAGCACGGCCACGTCATACCTCAGCGCGGCCACGGCGAGTGACTGCGTCGATGCGATGCTCGAGTTCGGGATCGGAGCCGACTTCCCGCTCAGCAAGTACTCGGCCCATTTGACTCAGCGTGTTGATAATTGCTTGGCTGTTATATTGCAGGAATAATGTATTCATTTGACCGTAACatcattaataaataaaactttattatttcttaattttgttgttttttaagCTTTTTAATTAAGGGAAAATCATTGCGACAGAAAGAGTACATCCCGGCGAGAATAGGCTAAGTTCGATTTTATTGAACTTCAAATTAATCTTTTAAGTATCTAAGTGATGGGCCTTGGATATCAAAATCTATGGTAGATCGATGTTATAAGCTGAATCTCCAAAATCCAACAGAGCATCAGCAGCggtgcattttttttttctcgtccgtccgtccgtTCCAGCGGCAAGGACGAGCTCGTCCGCCGCTGGGAgttgtccgtccgtgccagcgtcacgacgctgctcttagctaagagcacgtccttGCCGCTGAGCACCATTACGTGGCAGCTATGCCGTTGgcaaattagatttttttaattttttttaaaaaaatcaaaatttatttaagaaaatgtttttaaataaaaaaaaatattttcccacttcttaaaaaattatatccgttttctacccacgtttaatttatttttcaatttttttcccccaaaattcacatttccatctataaatacctccacttcaacaaaaaaaaaaaatcacattctcatctattctatcatctacattttctcatcttttttctcatattctcacatctaaattcccaccacactacacaatgtccggctccgaAAAGATAATATcagttgcaaaatgaaatgaataatttgtaatttaataggaattaagaattataattaggtataattaattaccattagtaatttaatatagtcaaattgcaatcaccgtctattttttgacgattatgttaagtgaggaccgattcgggtccaagtttatttgtgaaagaccaaataatcaaaatgataatgttaaagaccaaattgataaaacgaccatatgttagggacatttgacctttactctaaaaaaaatactactctacttactaaaataatataatttgtcGGCGTTTATCAGTTACACCACTTTCCGCATTCTTTTACAGCCCAAGCTTAAAAGCCTAAAAGTCAAATAATGAGAGTTATTTCCGAAAATTAATGCGCACTTaacataaacatatttttgttaGTGGTATAAACCTCTAACAAGTCCATGGAAAAATTACAAGATCTACCGACCAAATCTACTGAGTTATGAATGCCATGTTAATGCTTAGTTTTCGATTTTGACTTTAATGTTCctattatgataataaaatatatttgctTTACAAACACatgatcacaaaaaaaatggttaaaattttaaaataccgaatttatcgtaccattttttaaaatacctgagtatcaaatttttggttGTGCTATTCTGTACGGCATGATACTTTATGTTAACAATACTGAAGTTCATATGCTGCGGTATAATGcgatataataaaatttcgaTAAATATCCAAAAGAGGCtatttttgcaattaaatTTGTACTTGTTCTAGTTGTACGTAGATTGTGCATATGATGTATGCATATCCAACACTCTACTCATCATTTATGTATTTAAGAAGCTACAAATTTCTCAAAGTTAACAAACTGTATATATATACGTGCACGACAATTTCATATGCAAGgacgtttcttttcttttgggAACATTATATAGCATGatcattttaagttttgtGTGTTTTCACATTTGATGTAGCTACTATGCAACTTGGCATGAGAAACAACATCATCTTGAACATCATCATGATGCAatacacacacattcacacacacacatatgtatatataatatgtatagATATGGCCCAGAAATGCATGATGATGAATGGCCACATGATGCCACCAGCCAGAGGAATATAGGGAGGCAACATTCTTATTTCTCTCATTCCAATTCATACACCCGTCTTCAATCATGATTTAGGAAAATCTCCACTTTTTTGACTGGTGGGGTGGGGGAGAAGGTTTACTATATGCTCTTTTCTTATCTTTGAATATATTTCATCAATAGCAATATCCCCTTTTAGGCTAAGAAATGCTGACTTTGCAGTTTAGACATAATGATGGCTTAACATTTCTCTTTAAGGGGTCTAAACCCCATTAATTCATGCCATTTTTTCATCTTAAAGATTGCCTTTCTTTTGCTAatccaatttaatatactacaCCTTATAACAATGGAAGAGGATAATGACCAAACAAATCTTAATGGAGTATACTATTCCATGACTTTTATTTTGGGAGAAAGATGAATAAAGAAGCCACATCTATTTCCTAGCTAGGTTTCCACATCAATTAATACCACACATAATTATAGATGGAATTTGTACCTTATATAGTTAGCTTGAAGTTCTCCATTGATGGTGGAAAACCTTTGTGCATCTTCTTCATTTCAATTCTTCTATTGTGAtcacaaataattatattctcaTTTTGTGGTTAGGAAATAAGTCACCACTTGGTTAACACCGTTAGGTTTGACGTTAGCAtgacttatttttcttttaacgTTTTTTTTcggtaaataaaatttattaaaacaacCATGCAAGTGATGCAACCCAAAAACAAGCTACAATAAAGACcaccaaaaaaaagagaaaaaatgaacaataaaattacaagAGCTCTAAGACAAATGGATTTTTCTAATTGATTTTCAAAGCTGCGgaacataccaaaatagaatatttgaagctttaaattttttttatgaatcgCATATTCTGTTACTTGTAAAAGAATGAAATTCCCTTGCTACAAGAATGAAATTCCCTAATCCTTCTTTATCTCAATCGTTTTTCGCATTATTCATAATTGctaaatttaatgaacaaaATCACTAAAATGTCTTATTAGAGGTTTCAAAAAGCGCATAATCtcttttgaaaaaacaaatattggtATGCTATTTCGCCGAAATATGTAGTACTagtagagaaaataagaaatgagaaTTTTCTTGCAAAGATAGCAAAACATATGCACACGCATGCTATGATTGGGCTTGTTGGAAGAGGTACTTTTCAAgtgtatttaatataattaaaattataatatggtCTCAATAATTCTAAACTGGcccttttcatttcaaaatatattcatatgttGTCCCCTCTCTATAAAGCAACTTATGCCTTTTGCAGCCTTCTAATCAAGCGAATTTCGTCTTCGTAgattatgtttttaataattgtacTAGTATCTTATTTCCGAGTCAGTTAAGATTGTATTaggtaatttttaaatttatttcctttAATTATTACGTGAATCAGGGAATCTACTTTTAAAatcattctttttaaaaaaaaattgactagtattttttttatcttaataaATATCCGTTTAAATCCTAATTAATaactatgaattttttttttcaaaaatattactatgatTCAACAATAATATCAATTAATGTCACGAACtatcagaaaaataataaaaatgtcagAGAGGGTAAAAATAACTTTGTTTGCCAAGAGAGTACCTAGGTTGTTTTAGTGGTCTTATGCTTGATTAattattgcattaaaaataaaaatagattagcTAGTATGACATCAATCTTctataaaattactataagtctattttaaatggaaataacaattattaataaaagtaatattctTTTGTATGTACCCGAAAGAATAGATTAAAGAGAAACGTAGATGATCatgcaaaatcaaattaatttaaagacaagaaaagaaagatgaTTAATTCGATTGGACAAAATGTTTAGTAGCCCAAAATAATGAGAAACCCAAAATATGCGCGTGCATATTATTGCTTGAATGGCTACGCAGTTGCAAATAACCAGGCGCGCGTGCCATTTTCCACTTccttataaagaaaaattaaagttaattacAATCTCCAGTTTTTTCACCGAAAAAGGACATGCTTTAAACCATATGTACTGTACTAaatttatttcacatttttattacttatcataaatttgttcaaaaaaagtagaaaaaaaattaaatccgAGGACTAAATATGATGATGCTCAAAATATGTGCTCATAAATATTCTGTGGATCGGTTATCGTAAAATTAAACCTATGCGAGGAAGTAAAACATAAATCTACAAGACTTTGAGTGGTCTAATGAAACTCCAAGTCTATAACTCTAAAAAGAAGTAATTGATGATCACTTTAAAAAGCTTGTTTTTTTAAGAAAGGTGAAAAACAACATCTTAAACATCCGTAGATTTGATTTCATAATCTTTGACCCAACATGAACTCAAGGTCAGGTCGGCAACATGATTTGAAAAGGctaaattttgcattttttgtgTCATCTTTTTTAGGACTCtttttatgcaaaaaaaaggagaaaaaggaTAGGTCAAAGCTGGTTTGATCTGCTAGAATTAAAACATTTGGTGAATTTCGTAGGTCTAcatttgtttaaaataatcattatGTGTGAAGACAAATTCTAAAGATTTTTGCATGTTGATTTCAAAATGCAtgaaggttttttttttttctagtgaACTTTATTAACTTATGGtgatcaaaattcaaatattatgaCAGAAATAGTACTAGAGAAAAAGGTGATTTTGGAGTGTAGGGAAATTGGGTGgggaaataattatattagggTCAGCACTCAGCTCAGCTGGCATAATTCATAAAGGAACATTTAGAGATGTGAGAAAGAAACACCCAAAGCAAGGTATCTAAAACCAAGTAAGGAATAAACACAAAATCCCTAATGGTAAGCAAACATGCTGCAAAAACTTgtaaagtaatttaaaattcatcaACAGTTTAACTTCTGAACACAATTATTTCTTCTGCCAAACTATTacacaaaaccaaaatttatttaaaatacacatatttcctctacatatatattaaagaATAGCACAAATGATTGGTCATTATAGTATATgcacatttatatttaaacaAGATAATTTCTTATGGAAAAGCTAATTTTCAGTCATTGTATAGGAGACTGGAAACATAATCCTCTAGGCCAATCCCACACCCCACCCCACTTCTTCAATTCTTATTCttgcaataaaataattattgcaTGTCTTGGCCTCAACAGGCTATTAATATAACTCACCCCACATGGGCAAATTTCTAAATAATCAGAATTCCTATGttatcatttcttttatttcaaacttctctttctctttcaccTCATGCCTAGAAGTTGTGCATTTGTCAGAATATAAAAGCATAACCACATCTAGCAAAAACTATCAAATGCCCAAATCACTCTCAACCTTTTCCTCCCAAGTTTCCAATCTTGGGAAATGGTGAGATAGTGAGCATCTATCTGTTTTGCTTTGCTTTGCTTTCCCCTACAGTTGCTGCAGGTACAGTTCTTTGCATGAATTTAGGAATTTCCAAATTCTGAGAAGGGTTAGTTTTAGATGACAGAAGCAGACAAAAACCAATGTAGACAGAGACAAAGAGTTGTGTTAGAAGAAGAATCAAATCCCTCAAAAATGGCTTCTTGTTCCAACTGCTGCCCCAAGATTTCCCcaatcattcatatttttgttttcttcctcttttttattgcacaatcacaatcacagAGTTTCAATGCTACAAATCAGAATCTGAGGCCTCAGAATTTGTCCAAGAAGCTCAAATACATCTCAGACTATCTCATGAAAATCAACAAACCTGCTGTCAAAACAATCAAGGCAATTCTTCCCCTCTTCTTCTTGTCTAAAAAAGTTCCAATTTTATCCCATTATTGCTGTctgattaattttttctttgctttttaCAGAGTCCAGATGGTGATATCTTCGATTGTGTATTGACTCATCAACAGCCTGCTTTTGATCATCCTTTACTCCAAGGCCAAATGCCCATGGTAATGTATCTATGCACTCATTCTAGAGAGAGTTGTGTAGAAGTCATGATAATAAACATCTCTCCATGcatgaatttttgaattttcaggATCCACCAGAGAGGCCAAAGGGGCTTcgaacaacaacaacaacatcaGACACGTTTTCTGAAAATTTCCAAACTTGGACACTGTCTGATGAATCTTGCCCCGAAAATACAATTCCAATCAGACGAACAACCGAGCAAGATCTCCTAAGAGCAAGCTCCATTCGAAGATTTGGCCGCAAGATTCGAAGGCCTATTAGAAGAGATTCCTCCAGCAATGGCCATGAGGTTAGTTAATCAATCCCTTAAGAACCCTCTTCCCAATTTTCAAGAATTCAACCAATATTGGttaaagattcaatttttataacttGGTTGGTTAttcatattttgtaaaaatccCTCAAAAACCCTCTTCTTAATTTTCAACAATTCAACCAATATCCGtcaaagattcaattttgataacttggttattcataatttttaaaaatattaaatatttttttcagcATGCTGTGGGCTATGtgagtggtgatcaatattaTGGTGCAAAAGCAAGCATAAATGTGTGGGCTCCGCGAGTTGCGAATAAGTATGAATTCAGCCTTTCTCAAATGTGGGTTATTGGAGGCTCCTTTGGAGATGACCTCAACACAATCGAGGCCGGTTGGCAggtattaaaacccgtgtcattctcaaattctctatttttataagatgAAGAAAGTATATAAGGAGATGTGACataaaagttgaaaatattgtgacATCAGTTTTAAGATAGGATCTGAgacttagttttttttttttttttaagctCATTAAAGCTGCAATTACACCTTCAACTGCTTcctaattcaattaattttgtcacCAAACAGGTTAGTCCAGAGATCTATGGGGACAATTATCCTAGGTTCTTCACCTACTGGACtgtaagtaattaatttgatgttttttattttcaatttttactaCTACATATTGTCTGCTATAATCACtagataattatttattgccTAGTCTGTGATGTCCCTACTTTAATCATGACTCCAACAAGTTACGCTTAGAAAAAGTGATTGCGGGacttaatcaattttaattaattgattactaatttgaattaattaatattttcgcAGAGTGATGCCTATCAAGCAACTGggtgttataatttgctgtGCTCAGGCTTTGttcaaacaaataatagaataGCTATTGGCGCAGCAATTTCTCCTACGTCGTCGTATAATGGAGGCCAATTTGACATTAGCTTGCTAATTTGGAAGGTATGTTTTTATGctgttatttttatatataactTTTCGATTTtacttgattttaaaaaagaagCTTTTCTTGTAGTACCTCAATTGtgctttaatttattcatatatatattcgaTTCCAATTGTCCAACGGCAATCCAACTTTTGGGGTCGAATCTAATCCGCAGAACACATAATTCTATTtctagaatataaaaattcctaataactttcaaaataatataaagaagatTACAATAGGTAGGGTTGGATTTTATCTTTTGGgatagtttaatttaatttaattggtaTTCTCTTTTTGGGGGTTTGGGATTTGGTGGGTGGGAAAAGTGAGCTAGATTGGAGCTAAATATTCATCATGCATGTAACCCATCGTGCTAACATAAGCATGTTGTTAGATATACACTATAGTAATAATGCATTCGCCATTGAAAGACTCAACGGACATAATTATTTTGCTTCGTTTCCTTTAATGTTTGCTTTCTAAGATTCTCCCCACTCTTCCTTTCAAAGCAAAGGTTTTTGACCCTTCCACTTTATCATcttaataattattcaaaatatttccCTTCTGTGATTTTCTAACATACTAGTAGTTCACTTCCCACtttcttaatttacttttctaaaaatacttactatatattaaaataactttattaaatatttgtgcAGAGAATAAGTATAGCaataaatatgagtaaaataGAACATTTGTAGTATGTAAATTACATTTTCCAAAAACAttattaaatgtatttttcttaaaatgtgTGAAAATGAAACCATACTAAATTGGTGGGACggataaaatatactcctccACTATACTA
This window contains:
- the LOC125203609 gene encoding uncharacterized protein LOC125203609 yields the protein MTEADKNQCRQRQRVVLEEESNPSKMASCSNCCPKISPIIHIFVFFLFFIAQSQSQSFNATNQNLRPQNLSKKLKYISDYLMKINKPAVKTIKSPDGDIFDCVLTHQQPAFDHPLLQGQMPMDPPERPKGLRTTTTTSDTFSENFQTWTLSDESCPENTIPIRRTTEQDLLRASSIRRFGRKIRRPIRRDSSSNGHEHAVGYVSGDQYYGAKASINVWAPRVANKYEFSLSQMWVIGGSFGDDLNTIEAGWQVSPEIYGDNYPRFFTYWTSDAYQATGCYNLLCSGFVQTNNRIAIGAAISPTSSYNGGQFDISLLIWKDPKHGNWWLEFGNGVLVGYWPTFLFTHLRDRANMVQFGGEIVNSRSSGSHTSTQMGSGHFAREGFGKASYFRNLQVVDWDNSLIPLSNLRVLADHSNCYDIRGGINRVWGNYFYYGGPGRNSRCS